From the Jilunia laotingensis genome, the window GGCATAGGCTGTGACTGCTATAATCGGAACAGAATCTGAATAAGTACGTATTTTAGCAGTTGCCTGAATACCATTCATCACAGGCATTCGGATATCCATTAATACCATGTCGGGCTTTTCTCGTAGGAAGCTATTAACGGCTTCCTCACCATTCGATACCCAAAGTAGAGTATATTCCTTCCTCAAAAAAGCACTTATTTGTAAATAACTTGCCTCAACATCTTCAGCAACCAGAATCTTCTTTCTGCCACCCTTGTGAACAATATTATTCATCGTATTATATTTGCCACTTTTCTCTGATTGGTCTTGTCGGTATGGTAAATAAAGATCAAATGTGCTTCCTTCACCCGGTTTAGATTCAACCTCTATCCGTCCGCCAAGTCGTTCAACGATACTTTTGCAAATAGGCAATCCTAAACCTGTTCCTTGTACAAAATCATTAATCTTTTCAAAACGATTGAATATCAAGGGTAACTTTTCTTTGGAAATACCACAACCGGTATCCTCAACAGAAAGTTTTATCCATTCTCCCTCAATGACGAGCCTTAAGGAAATACTTCCTTTTTTAGTATTCTTGATAGCATTCGATAAAAAATTAAAAAGCACTTGAGTTACTCGATTCCGATCCGTAGATATCCATATTTCATTATCAGGACGGCTAACGATCAGCTCCACGCCATCCTTCATTTTAATACGATGCACTTTTTCGACTTCATCTACCAGACTACTCATCTCCGTTAATTGACAACACATCTCAGATTTACCGGACTCAATACGTGATAAATCAAGAATATCATTAATCAACTGCAACAATAAATTACTGTTTTGTTGGATTATATGAAGGTATTCCTCCTTTTCTTTCTCATCTTCCGTAAGCGCAATAATTTCCGAGAACCCGACAATAGCATTTAAAGGAGTACGGATCTCATGACTCATATTCGCAAGAAAAACAGATTTCATTCTGTCAGCCTCTTCTGCACGTTGTTTTGCCTCCACCAATTCTCGCGAACGACGTACACGCTCACCAATATCATGGATCAATGCAAGTACTTTATTGCTTTCGAACGGAGCAATTCGTGCCTGAAAATAATATCGCCCGCTTTCCACATCCAAAGGATATTCTATTTCTTTTAACTGCCCATCCTTCAAACAATCATGAATAGTTCGAATAAACAAGTCACTCACTTCAGGAGAATAAACCGAACGCCCATCGATTCCTTTCAATACTTCGACAGGATGGAGTAATTCAATTCCCGGAGCAATCAGCACATCACGAATAAAAAAGTTATCGTCAAAAATAAAAATAAACTCCGGCAAAGCCTCGATTACTTTCCTGTTTCGCTCCTCCAAATGCCTGATCTGCAATTCTTTTTCACAACGAGAAGTAACGTTAGCAGTATAAGCAATTATCTTAGTAGGATGACCTTCCGAATTCTTCTGATAAGAGATAAAATTATCTTCCAGCCAAATAACTTCACCATGAACACCGATACAACGGACAATAATCTGCGAAGTCTTCGTATCGGACTCCAACATCTTTTCAAAAGCAATTCGATAAGGAAGTATGTCTTCAGGAGCGGCAAAACGATAAAAATCATCAATATCCATAAAAGAAATACCAGCGTCTTTCAATCCGAGAATGTGGAAATATTCATCAGTAAAACTACATTTCCCCGTAGGGATATCATACTCCCACATTGCAATCTTATGCCCCGCAAGAACAGAGGTTATTTTCAAATATTCTTCTTGCAGTTTTGCAAAATCCTCAAACAATGAATTTTCCACATTTGTCATACTTTACTATTGTTTCGTTCGGTGTATGTCAACAAAGATAGAACAATAAAACATATCTTATATCACTTTACTTCAAATTTTATAGAAGAAAGTTCTATCTTTGTAAGCCAAAAAACAAATAGTGATAATGAACCAAGACACCATCTGCGCTATAGCCACCGCACAGGGGGGAGCCATCGGAAGCATTCGTGTTTCCGGTGCCGATGCCATAGCTATTACAAACCAGATCTTCACTCCTGTCAAAGTTGGTAAGAGACTCACCGATCGAAAGCCTTATACACTAACTTTTGGTCGTATCTACAATGGGGATGAGTTATTAGATGAAGTACTCGTAAGCTTGTTTCGTGCCCCACACTCTTATACGGGAGAAGACAGTACAGAAATCA encodes:
- a CDS encoding PAS domain-containing hybrid sensor histidine kinase/response regulator; translated protein: MTNVENSLFEDFAKLQEEYLKITSVLAGHKIAMWEYDIPTGKCSFTDEYFHILGLKDAGISFMDIDDFYRFAAPEDILPYRIAFEKMLESDTKTSQIIVRCIGVHGEVIWLEDNFISYQKNSEGHPTKIIAYTANVTSRCEKELQIRHLEERNRKVIEALPEFIFIFDDNFFIRDVLIAPGIELLHPVEVLKGIDGRSVYSPEVSDLFIRTIHDCLKDGQLKEIEYPLDVESGRYYFQARIAPFESNKVLALIHDIGERVRRSRELVEAKQRAEEADRMKSVFLANMSHEIRTPLNAIVGFSEIIALTEDEKEKEEYLHIIQQNSNLLLQLINDILDLSRIESGKSEMCCQLTEMSSLVDEVEKVHRIKMKDGVELIVSRPDNEIWISTDRNRVTQVLFNFLSNAIKNTKKGSISLRLVIEGEWIKLSVEDTGCGISKEKLPLIFNRFEKINDFVQGTGLGLPICKSIVERLGGRIEVESKPGEGSTFDLYLPYRQDQSEKSGKYNTMNNIVHKGGRKKILVAEDVEASYLQISAFLRKEYTLLWVSNGEEAVNSFLREKPDMVLMDIRMPVMNGIQATAKIRTYSDSVPIIAVTAYACCKESEQALQAGCNEVIAKPYPLEKLKEVIEAYL